The genomic DNA ggaaagttatgaccaacctagatagcatattcaaaagcagagacattactttgccaacaaaggttcgtctagtcaaggctatggtttttcctgtggtcatgtatggatgtgagagttggactgtgaagaaggctgagtgctgaagaattgatgcttttgaactgtggtgttggagaagactcttgagagtcccttggactgcaaggagatccaaccagtccattctgaaggagatcagccctgggatttctttggaaggactgatgctaaagctgaaactccagtactttggccacctcatgcgaagagttgactcattggaaaagactctgatgctgggagggattgggggcaggaggagaaggggacgacagaggatgagatggctggatggcatgactggatggacaggagtttgaatgaactccaggagttggtgatggacagggaggcctggcgtgctgcgattcatggggtcgcagagtcggacacgactgacagactgatctgatctgatctgtggctcagccggtaaagaatctgcctgcaatgaaggagacctgggttcaatctccaggttgggaagatcccccggggaagggaaaggctacccactccagtattctggcctggagaattccacggactgtatagtccatggtgtcgcaaagagtcagacaccactgagtgatttTCTCTTGCTGCATTTACTCCATCTATTTATCTacatttattttaggattttatttacatttattcagCAATTTGAAagttgcagggacttccctggtggtccagcggttaagactctgggcttccactgcagggggcaccaTAAACTACTTCAACATTTATCTCTTTAGAAAAGGGATGACTTAAAgtagctattttaaataaaagtaatagtaatcttccaacacagggggtcAACAAACTATGGCTTGCAGGCCAAATCCTGACTCTGTAAAGaaggttttattggaacacagccatgctcatccATTTACATACTGTCTCTAACTGCTCTTGTGCTGCatcagcagagttgagtagttgccaCGGAGACCATACAGCCAGAGTCTAAAATCTTTATCATTATTTGGCTCTCTACAGAAAAAGCTTGCCGACTCCAGCTCTAATAAATACAAGTGTGGAAATAGTTATGAAATCTTCACAAGCCAAAGGATTTGACTGTCATTCTTGCATGGCAAGTGTTTGGGTTCTTCCACTAGTGTTTGGTTTCGCAATGCCGTGAATGACTTTAGGTGTGTGTGAGTGGTTGCGGTGGGGAGGTTGGGGAGACAGGAGTGGGACTGAGAAAGAAAGCTAACGCCCACTGCACATGGCCCTGTGCTAGGTGCTTCACACAGCGTAACGTTTACTGCGATCCTCACAATACCACGAGGTAGAGACTATCATTCTAGCTTtttgataaggaaactgaaacttagAAGTTAGACAGTTTGAGCCAAGTCTTTCAGGtattaaatagaaaaagcaagaaccTAAACCTATCTCCAAAAAGATATAACAAGATCAGTTAGGATTCTGTAggtaaaattttcaaacattttgtgGTCATGATTCATATATATCAGTGTATGAATGTCTATCCCTGGCTTCCAGTACAAAACCATGGTAAGATCCCTGTGAGAAAGCAACTAAGACCTTCCTTTAAAATATAGTGAGGACATTACACAAAAAAAAGTATTGTTAGGACATATATTAAGGACCAGAAACGTGGtatgataaaatgaaaagcatCAGAAAAGTCACCTCAAGTGTTTTAATCATTGAATTTCTAAAGTGGGGGTAATATTTATGCTGATTACTTTGAGGACAagtagatattaaaaaatattcaaagtacAGAGCTCGTTATAAAAGTGTAAGGCATCATTAGTGTCTCTATCTAAGCATGCACTCCTCAAAACCAACTAGGCTATTTCATTCTTACTTCTCAAATTTTAGTATTTCTAAGAACcatggagggacttccttggtggcccagtggttaagaatccaccttgcactgcaggggatgcgcgtttgatccctggtaggggaactgccacacctgccacagagcaactaacccCAAACCACAACTAGAGTCCAGGCACCCCAATGAAAGAtaccatgtgccacaactaagacccaatgcagccaaataaatacattaaaaaaaaaaatcatagaggtTATTAAGTTCAGATTTCCAGGCCCCACATCCAAGGAAGGATTTCTTCACACACCTGGGAGTCAAAATGATTCTGAATCTGGTGATCTGGAAGCCATACTTTGAAAATTACTGCTTTAAGGAAATAAGTGAAGTTTCATAAGATTTATTTAAATCAAccactattttattaaaaatgagctCTCTACATAACAATGAATGCTTAAATAATTCAAACAATGCTGAAACATATAAAGTAcaattaaatgttcttttttcacCACCTACTCTGCTCATCTCTCATCCAAAGATATGTTTCAATGATTAACTTTCCagacttgaatttctttttctttttttggctattcAGCATGTGGACTTAGTCCCCTGACTAGGGATGAAAcccgtgcccctgcagtggaagcatagagtcctaactcctggaccaccagggaattcccaagacttggattttcttttttaagattattttatttatttattttgttgtccTAGACTGTGTCTTCTTTTCCCTGTGcaggctctctagctgtggtgcctgggcttacttgccctgtggcaggtgggatcccaattttcccaaccagggatccaaccagtgtcccctgcactgcagggtggattcttaaccactggactaccagggaagtcccaagacatgACTTTTCTGCATATGCAAACACACATATTTGTTAAGAATAATGAACATCTgatgtttccatttttgttttgttatttaaacTAATGCTGAAACAAATAGCCCTATTCTCATGTCTTTGGGCATGAGTGACTGCCTCTTTAGAACAGATTCCTAAAAGTTGACACATGATGATAGCTTAtttatttgtctgatttttaccttttttttttttttttgcttgcatgTGTGGTGGTGAGAGACTTTCTGTGCCTAATATTCTGAGTGATTCGTcactggactttttttttatcAATATCCAACGTTCACAACAAAAAGATTTTTAGTTAGACCTGTTCTATCGCTGTCTCCGAAAATTCGGCTTACACGCTACAGAAGAGGTGAGTTCAAGGAAGCCAGCGGCAGAGGGTAGTCCCGGGAGCTCAGGCGCACCTGGGTCCTCCCCGCGTCTCCTAAGAGCCGGGGCTTCGGGCAGAGGTGCGCTCTGTGGCACTGAGGCCGAGGTCCAGACGCCGCCTCTTCTCAGTGCCCCTTCCGCTTCACTCTCAGTTGGCTTCTCCAACTCCCGTCCTGTTCCACTTTCCTGAGTTCCGCAGCGCGCCGCTTCAGAGCAGCAGAACACAGCAAGGTGAGACTTCAGACCACTCGGCTGCAAAACCTGGCGGCTCCagcggtttaaaaaaaaaaaaatctgcctttaatgcagaTTTGGATTCGACTTCTGAGTCagaagaccccctgcagaaggaaatggcaacccacgccagtattcttgcctggagaatccccattgacagagaagcctggcgggatacagtcgcAAAaaatcgaacacaactgagccgCCAGAGTCACCAGCACCGGCCCGCCTCTTCTTGTCCCGCCCCTTCCGCTGGACATTTGCTTCCGCTTCCGGTCTCGGTGTGACGGCTCACCGCCCCGCCGTGAAGAGCTTGGCATTGTGGGAATTCTTTCCTTTCTCGCTCCCCGGCCATCTTGGCGGCTGCTCTTGGTGAGTGGGCTCCTCCGGGCCGAGGTTTTGGCAGCGCGCGGTGCCCAGGGAGTTGCCGGTTTGGGACTTCAGATCGTAAACTTCCTGTCCTGTCCTCTGTGTTCTAGGTTGGGGGCGTCCCGCATCTAAGGCAGGAAGATGGTGGCCGCAAAGAAGACGGTGAGTGAAGCAGGCCAGGGCCGGAAGCCTATTTCACGTGGAGAGATGAGTCTTGGCCGGGGCGGGCAGTTTTGAGCTCTCTGGGCGGACAGCGTACCCGCTGGCCTTGGAGGCTTCCAGAAAGAACCCGAGAGACCTTCTCAGTGCTTTGGAACCCTTTTCTTCGGAGGTTTATTAAGGGGCTCCGGTTCCAGGAAGCAGGAtccagtgttttttgtttttggccgaggcttgcgagatcttagttccctttctagggatggaacccgtgctcCCTGCTTGGAAGCGggggagacttaaccactggaccaccagggaagtccctggatccAGTTTTGAGTGGTTACAAACAAGGCCTTCAATCAAGTTCctattaaatgttttctttgtagAAAAAGTCACTGGAGTCGATCAACTCTAGGCTCCAGCTGGTTATGAAAAGTGGAAAGTACGTGCTGGGGTACAAACAGACTCTGAAAATGATCAGACAAGGCAAAGCGAAACTGGTCATTCTCGCCAACAACTGCCCAGCCTTGAGGTAATTGAAAGAACCCGAGGGTGTGTGTCTTCCACTGTAAGTTCGTCCTGAGCAAATATCCAGGAGTGTGAGCTTGCAATCTGGGTAGCGTGAACTGGGTGTCAGGTAGAATTTGTATTACAGGGGCACATTTGCAGGATAATTTAAGGGTTTCTGTTGTGTTTGGCTCTTGATTTTTCTCCCCTTCATAGTCTCTCCTCCTATGTGGTTCTCCTTGGGAGAAATGTGTGACAGAAACCAAAGAAGGGCAAAGTTTGAGGGTAGTGCAGAAACGTAAGTTGCTTTTCCTTATGTCCTGCCTTTTTTTGCTTGTTCTTTTTACTTTGAGGTGTTTTTAAAGGACTTCGTTTTATGAATTACTTATAGCATAGAGAAGCTAAGATCAGAAGAGTTCACGCTGGCCTGTGGATCTGCACGCTTCCAATTCACCCAGTTTTTGCCTGATTCACTGTTTTGAAACTGATCTTACGAGGTGGTGTACATAAGTTCAAGTTGGACCATGCAGAGTATCAGCCATGTTTTCAGTCCTGTGCTTGTTGATTTTCTACCCTAATGCATAAACTCACAGCATTTCATACAGGGTGTCTGTACCTAATGGGCAAAGCCTGGAGAGCTCTCTTGCATCTCATCTCAAAACTTTGGTCTTACTTCACAGAATTCACACTTACCTATTAGAGCAGTGGCTTTCGGCATGAATGTACATTCAGTCGCAAGTGATTTGGTTTAAATGCAAGTCAGATTTAATGGATCTGGATTGGGGCCTgatgcatttttaacaagctccttGATGGCTCTCTACCTACTTGGTGGTCACAAAAAACGTTAACTTTGGGCAAGTGCAAGCCTATGGCatgcctgtttttattttattggatttaGCTTTTCTTCACTTAATTagttctctttgtttttaatacaaattgaaggtttgtggaaCCTTGCATTGTATAAGTCTGTAGGTGCTgactttttctttgttgttaagaTTTGTCATCTTTGATATTACTGCTACAATTCCCTGAAGGTTCAGGTGAtggttggttttttgttgttgttgttgttgttttttttttccttcttctttttttgcaataaaatatttatgtatgtacGTTGGGGGGTTTTTTAGACATGATGCTGTTGAACACTTAGAGGCTACATATAGGGTAaacaacttttatatgcacttggAAATTAACAAATCCCTGTGGCTAGCTTTATTGCAGTATTTgatttattgcagtggtctggaaggAATTTGCAGTACCTGAGGTATACCTGTTCTATTACTCTCCATCTAGGACTCAGAGCACCAGAGGGTGATGATATAAATGGCTGAGACATTGTCATGGGAATTCTGTAAAGTGTCTGGCAGATAGTAAATGCTAAGCAAATGATGATTTTATTCTGTACCCTCTTTTTCCATGAGCACAAATATGTACTGTAGAGGATCCAAAGGATGTTTGGTGTTGGATAATGAATatgatatttttaagaataataaatggCTTACTATTTGAAGGCCTTACCAACATTGGAACTAATGAGAGCAGTAACGTTTAATCTGTGTCAGTTGGTAtggtttatttgcctttttttgtttttattcccaaAGGAAATCTGAAATAGAGTATTACGCCATGTTGGCCAAAACTGGTGTCCATCACTACAGTGGCAATAATATTGAATTGGGCACAGCATGTGGAAAATACTACAGAGTATGCACACTGGCTATCATTGATCCAGGTATGCTTTTTCAGTCATAaaagaagtctttttttctttatgatgtaATAACAAGGATTTCTTACTATACAAATGTCTTTGGTCCCTAAGTTCAGTCTGAGAATTTGTATATAGCAAGGGATATCCTGCAGGCTTATGTCATGGAGAGTTAGTGAATGTCAGTACATAATTATCTTTGTCATAAATGAAATTCTTTTTACTTTGAGATGATGAATTTAATTTCATACCGCACCTAAGAAATTATGTCTTAGGGCTTTGGTAAAAGGTGAAATTATAAAGGGGGAGAATAATCAGGTGAAACAGTAGAAGAAAGGAATCCTTACTGGCTGCCTGAGAATAGATGGGTAAAATTAGGTTGAGGGGGAGAAAAGGGCCTACAAATACACGTCATGTTTTGAACTTAAGAATTTCTAATTCATGAAGCTACTGCGAATATTCTCGCTGTTCTGATTTTGTAATAATCAGGGCAGGCTAAACATTCGCTATATTAAGAC from Bos indicus x Bos taurus breed Angus x Brahman F1 hybrid chromosome 14, Bos_hybrid_MaternalHap_v2.0, whole genome shotgun sequence includes the following:
- the RPL30 gene encoding 60S ribosomal protein L30, producing the protein MVAAKKTKKSLESINSRLQLVMKSGKYVLGYKQTLKMIRQGKAKLVILANNCPALRKSEIEYYAMLAKTGVHHYSGNNIELGTACGKYYRVCTLAIIDPGDSDIIRSMPEQTGEK